In Capsicum annuum cultivar UCD-10X-F1 chromosome 8, UCD10Xv1.1, whole genome shotgun sequence, the genomic window TTTGACACTAGCTACACCAGACATAGCTTATAGTGTGCAAAAACTAAGCCAGTTCATACAACATCCCAAAAAGTCTCATTTGGAAGCTGCGTATAGAGCGGTGAGATATATTAAAAATGAGTCTGGACTTGGCATTCTGTTAAGCTCAGGAGGAAACGTATCATTGAAAGCATATTGTGATGCTAATTGGATAAGCTGCCCTAATTCAACAAAGTCAGTATAGGATTTCTGGTGAAGTTTAGAGGTTCATTAATTTCAtggaagtcaaagaaacaaaacaCAGTTGTAAGAACCTCAGCAGAGTCAGAATACAGAAGTATGGCTTTGACAGTCTTAGAGTTTATATGGTTAACAGGATTGTTCAAGTTCCTGGGAGTTGAGATTCCTACTTCTATTGAGTTACTTTAGACAGTAAAAAACTACGCAGATAGTAAATAAATCAGTTtttcatgagaggacaaagcATATAGAGATTACATGTTATTTTATAACGGAGAAGGTGCAACAAAAGCTGATACATCCAGTGTACATCCCAACCAGAGAACAAGAGGATGATTTACTCACTAAAGGTCTTTGAGGAGCTCAACAAGAGGATGATACATCCAGTGTACATCCCAACCAGTGAGATAGTaaatgaccatcctacccttgccaaggggtggccttggagtgtaagtttattacacttcaaggctcatctccacacttaaaaacatttaatctATTGGAAGGCTTAAGTACAAACTCATACACACCCATTTGTATGAAcatagcttggagtttttgtaactcccgagcttggttACGTGTGAATGGCCATGAACTTCCTGGATTACTTgtagaacttgttggacagcttggtacacccatatcatcctctctatctttagaggaatttgacctcaaattcaacaTTTGGTCATCCTTAACCGCTTCCACTAGAGAAatatcacacacgttgaaagtgttgtgcacttggtattccgggggaaggtcaatcttgtaggcattatcattgattctttcaagtacttggaatggaccatcacccctTAACATCAATTTGTTCTTCCTTTGATATGGAAACCGATCCTTCctaaggtgcacccacacccaatctcctggttcaagaatgagtttcctTCTTCCTTTGTTTGCCCGCTTTAcaatctcttgatttttattctcaAGTCGAAGATGCACCTTCTCATGcaactttttcataaaatctaTTCACTTTCTTCCATCTAGgctaatcataagatcactttgcaaaggagttaaatccaaaggggtaagggggttgaggccGTATACATACTtaaagggagtcattcccgtacttgagtgttTGGCAcaattataggcaaactcaatcaatggtaggtattcctcccaagaagtcaatttttccttaataatGGAACCtagcatagcacccaaagtcctatttactacttttgtttggccatgaatttgtgggtggcaagaagtGGAGAATAATAACTTGGTACCAAGCCtacccacatggacttccaaaagtgacttaggaacttagagtccctatggCTCACAATGGTCCTCAGAACACCATGTAActtgacaacattatcaacaaacaaagaggacacactaggtgcatcatcacatttagagcatggaataaagtgtgccatcttagaaacCCGATCAACCACAGCAAAGATACTATCCCGACCTCTTCTAGTCCTTGGAAACCCTAACAAAATCaatagatatatcaagccaaggatGTAAAGGGGTGGATAgcggggtgtacaacccatgaggtTGGATCTGAGATTTGGCTCCTTTACAATCTgcacattggccgcaaatcctagacacatccttgtgcatttttggccaatagaattgctcctccaatatttTGAGGGTCTTTTCAACCccaaagtgacccattagacCGACATTGTGTGCTTTcctcacaaacaactctctccaagagaTAGAGGGTACAAACAATCtcctacctttaaacaagtaaccGTCAAAGttggcatagggatttgaacccctagATGAATCCTACTTGTCCCTACCCTATTCTTTGCATTCCCTATAGACAGGAGAAAAGTGAGGGTCCTTGGGATACAATTCCTTTAagatctcaaaacccatcaaattTGAAGATAAAGTAGGAACAAGAAGGTGTTTTTGAGACAAAGCATCGACaaccacattgtccttacccttcttgtaatgaataatataagggaaagtttcaagaaactcaatccacttGGCATGCCATTTGATAAGCTTATCGTGTGCCCAAAGATGCTTCAAGGACTCATGGTCCGTTCGAATCACAAATTCTTTAGGCCATAAATcatgttgccaagtggccaaggctagAATCAAGGTATACAACTTtaaatcgtacgtagagtagtttagagttgctcctttgagctttttgctaaagtaggcaataggcttcaattcttgcattaaaaccacACCTATACCAACTTTGCTAGCATCATATTCAACCTCAAAAGTCTTATCAACATTCATCAATTGTAACAAAGGGGCCGAGAGGAGCATAAATTTCAAGTTCgtgaaggccttagcttgttcatctcacCACTTGAAAGGctgatcctttttaatcacttcggtgaAGGGGGCGcaaatggtgctaaatcctttgacaaaacgtctttaaaactagccaacccatggacgcttctcacttcacctattgttttgggagttggccaattttttatAGCGttaatcttagattcatccacttcacCCTTCTTTAACTCACCACAAAACCGAGAAATACAACTTCTTGggcaccaaaagaacacttttctaaattAGCATATAAGTTCTCCTTTCGGAGGatatcaaacacacattgtaaatattttacatgctcatctaaggacctaCTATGCACCAACATATCATCAAAGTAGAAAACAACAAACCTTCCGATAaaaggcttcatcacatgattttttagcctcatgaaagtacttggagcatttgttaggctgaatagcataaccatccattcataaagaccaaatttggtcttgaaggcggttttccattcattGCTCGGTTGCATAtggatttggtgatagccactcctcaaatcaattttagaaaacaaacacgaaccactcaattcattaagcatatcatctagcctaggaatagggtgacaatattttaccgttatcttaTTGATGGCTCGACAATCAATGAACATATGCCAAGTCCCATCTTGCTTGGGAAATAGTAGCACCGGGACCacacaagggctcatactctccttgatataccaTTTGTTGAGGAGTTCTTCAACTTGgcattgcaattccttggtatctgtcgggttgctcctataagccggtttgttgggcaattgtgatcccgacacaaaatctatttggtgctcaattccccgaAGAGGGATCATCCCTTGTGGAAGTTCTTTGGAaaaaacatcttcataatccttaaacacacaagaaatcaaaggagaaatagaagaattagtggggttCGTGTTAAAATAATGTGCCAAAAAAGCATGGGTGTCtcctcatcatgatccacgaagagctccttctttctaaccaacatcaccatattttcttttctttttgatgttAAGCCATCCCCGAATATCCCCTCTATCCCACCTACGGGTTcaccttctttttatttatttttggatttcttccccttttctttcaactctcttaTCCTTTGATGCAACTCATTCACTTGTGAAATGAAGTGTGACCTTTCGTCCATACTTCTTAAGTGTATATCGATTAGAACTTCCATCATATTTGGTaaacctatcatattgccaaggtctacctaacaacaagtgacacaCTTGCATTAATATTACGTCGCAAAGAACTTTGTCGTGGTAGTTTCCTACCTTAaaccgtatcacacattgcctcatAACTTTTAATTcaccacattcattcaaccattgcaacttgtaagggaTAGTATGAAATGTAgttggcaatttcaagaagtttaccatagcaacactaacaacatttgtacaactaccactatctatcaccaaagtgcacacacttTCCTTCACAAGgtatttagtatggaatagattctcccattGGCCAAGATCATCTATTGCCTTGCTAATCATGGAACGCCTCACTAAAAAGTTTAGAACCACGCACTCCCCTTCTtgtggataagcatcctcacaatcatcatcattatcatcattatgtGGCTTATTTTCGGGTTCCTCTCCATCTCGAGGATTggcctcattcttttcttttttcaagacccacttcctcaccaaggtaatacaatattccttcccttaggatcacattgcatCGGTTTGggcattcattggctttatgtccccaaccttggtacttgaaacattggaaccctttaggattaggatacttattAGCTTCTTGCCGGGGAGAAAATTTATGGACTGTTTAAGGCTCAAGCAGCCTCATAGTGgctggtccttgtttttgggccaacctgaagatggttgaaccatataTTTGCTCCTCAgccaacccgaggttgatggtgcctttgccttgaacgacgacctctctttaaacTCCCTTTTAATCTCAAGAGCCACTTGGAAAATtccttcaacggtatcaaacttgtgaagctttaaatgagtggagatctctttttTTAACCCACACTAGAACCAAATGATGTCATGGTCAATTTATTCTCCATgaagatcaagcttcaacatgagttgttgaaactcatcataatatgccatcacacttcgattcccttgtcacaaattgtacaacctagcaagcaactcatgacgataactttTGGAAAGATACCATTGCCTCATTAGATACCTTAaccgaaaccatggtggtggttgtctgatataagtataactaactcaagaccattcacacgtagccaagctcgggagtacaaaaactccaagccatgttcatgcaaatggccatgtgtgagtgtgtaattaattcatctaagggattccatgttttgaagtgtgaagaggggctttgaagtgtaagtttattacactccaAATCCACCCAAGACCAAGGCTAGAAtggtcattttccttttattttgtagagtactataaatagacaataataGGGATATTTCTTGGACTTAGTTCATTTTTAATATTGAAGAAacacaagtcttgtaatattttgagaacTTCTCGCTCTTGTTCTTAAGAGTGAACCCAAAACTAGACAACAAAGTATAGTaacacttttgttgttctttggctagaaacttggggGTCTTcaggttcatgagttcctcttgattaaagtaagaatttggtgtaaatatctttttgtcttagggtcctaatcttcatgttagggttcttagattctaggatattttgtgtcaagttactatccatcattttgtaatcttattgtttgtatcttgatatagtgaagccgtgtggggatctttcgattcactatagttattgcaatcttgtgttatttatctatcttgttgaatattgtcgttgttgccttgaaaacctagagaagccgagtggggcctttgattctctagtgaTGTTGTNNNNNNNNNNNNNNNNNNNNNNNNNNNNNNNNNNNNNNNNNNNNNNNNNNNNNNNNNNNNNNNNNNNNNNNNNNNNNNNNNNNNNNNNNNNNNNNNNNNNATCCATCATTTTGTAATCTTATTGTTTGTATCTTGAtatagtgaagctgtgtggggatcttttgattcactatagttattgcaatcttgtgttatttatctatcttgttgaatattgtcgttgttgccttgaaaacctagagaagccgagtggggcctttgattctctagtgatgttgttcttgttgttctcttgattccttgttgtaagtttgatcttttgtatcatttggcatcaaaacttaagacttggttttatttttacaaaaccaatcttgggaaGCTTTTACtaaaaattgtgttcttgaacattttggtcGAAAATTGGTCGTAGATCTACAAtagattttacttgtttagtttgtttcttgtgttggtctTTTCCCCACCAACACAAaaaagtgtctaaatctaaagttgaacTTAATAAGATGAGACTTGTTGTTATGAAAACTTGAAGTGGCCTTGAGTTTGACTTGTGTTGGATGTTGGAGTgccattgtggtgtattgttgttttgttcttgaaggtgttgatcttatgttcatattaaaattttatcttcatCCTATGTCTTAAAAGAgcaatagatccaaaaaggttgcaagacaaaattgaaaaagttgtttgtgagaagacttgccaacatcacctttcTAGACTTGTCAACCACTTTCccttaaaacaaggaaccttgtcttgtggaactagtaaggtcaaacatcaccttttgagtttaaaaaagttgaaaaaaaaggtTACAAAACTTTATGTTTCCCtcccaataacaagtcatccattacacaTGATATAAAGGGACCAAGGCTTCAAGTTGATAAACAACGTATGTGGACCCATGGCCAATGACATGCTACCACGTCACCCTAGTTACTTTTCACATGatgattaagctcaaatttggatgttatagtttttaattattgattcctagtttcatctaattgacttgagaactaattaacaaactagtaccttcctactagcttgtcaattagccCTTTGAAGCTTTGTGTTCATGTCAatgtttgtttgtgtgcttttatcgTTTGAATATGCTATAAATCTTGGCTCTAGTCTaatgagaattctttgagtttcaaataaGAATCCATTCCGGACAAGAGCATaatcataccttaaggattcacgggttactagccaatctacaacacttgtggagcttgagtgtgagtgaaccaagagagtgtgagtgaggagaggttttaaactaaagaggttttaaactaacttgtttgttgcttgtgcAGGTGATACCTTGAAAATAGAGGGAACCATatctcaaaccgtggattctaatgaaatggagaatatgagggtcactcctGAGGCTATGATCTgaactcttgaaaggttgagtacgaaagtgagagccataaggggagaagtaaCGACTATTAGTAGGAGCTTAGAACAAGTGGAAAGTCAAAGAAACTCTCACCCTTCTACCCATCGACATGttttcactagctccactaaatgccgcaagccaaacgACCCATAACCCCCTAACCCAAGACTACAATAGAGcaacccattcccaaactccTCAAGTTCCGCAAGAAGGACTTGGACATCTAATACCTCCACTAAATCCAAACCCTCCCTTCTGATCTCCACTAAACCAAATACTACCACCTCCACAAAATAcaattcctccaaatcaagtCCCAAATGTCCAAAACTGTCCCGTCtactttgaggaatatggtagagcatattatgaagggtatggagcctttgatgaGGCTTACATAAGAGAAGAGGAGATAAGAGGGAAACGTGTGGATCCAAgaagataccgagggtatggGGAAAGGGGAAATTGACACCAAGAGAGAGACATAGGAATCactaccatcaaattgagcctacctatctttaagggtgaaagtgaccctgAGGTTTGTCTTGATTGGGAATCGACATACGATAAAGTGTTTTAAGTGAATGATAACTcgaaagagaagaagagttgttacgCCATAGCTCACTTTGAAAGTTAAGATAACACATGGTGGGAATACGTCAAATAGTTTGGTAATGAGTTGATTgatggacaaccaccaccatggtttcagTTGAGGTATCTAATGAGGCAATGGTATCTTCCCAAAAGTTATCGTTATGAGTTGCTTACTAGGTTGTACAATTTACGACATGGGAATCAAAGTGTGATGGAATATTAtaatgagtttcaacaactcatgttgaagcttgatcatcgtggaGAACATATTAGTCATGTCATCATTCGGTTCNNNNNNNNNNNNNNNNNNNNNNNNNNNNNNNNNNNNNNNNNNNNNNNNNNNNNNNNNNNNNNNNNNNNNNNNNNNNNNNNNNNNNNNNNNNNNNNNNNNNNNNNNNNNNNNNNNNNNNNNNNNNNNNNNNNNNNNNNNNNNNNNNNNNNNNNNNNNNNNNNNNNNNNNNNNNNNNNNNNNNNNNNNNNNNNNNNNNNNNNNNNNNNNNNNNNNNNNNNNNNNNNNNNNNNNNNNNNNNNNNNNNNNNNNNNNNNNNNNNNNNNNNNNNNNNNNNNNNNNNNNNNNNNNNNNNNNNNNNNNNNNNNNNNNNNNNNNNNNNNNNNNNNNNNNNNNNNNNNNNNNNNNNNNNNNNNNNNNNNNNNNNNNNNNNNNNNNNNNNNNNNNNNNNNNNNNNNNNNNNNNNNNNNNNNNNNNNNNNNNNNNNNNNNNNNNNNNNNNNNNNNNNNNNNNNNNNNNNNNNNNNNNNNNNNNNNNNNNNNNNNNNNNNNNNNNNNNNNNNNNNNNNNNNNNNNNNNNNNNNNNNNNNNNNNNNNNNNNNNNNNNNNNNNNNNNNNNNNNNNNNNNNNNNNNNNNNNNNNNNNNNNNNNNNNNNNNNNNNNNNNNNNNNNNNNNNNNNNNNNNNNNNNNNNNNNNNNNNNNNNNNNNNNNNNNNNNNNNNNNNNNNNNNNNNNNNNNNNNNNNNNNNNNNNNNNNNNNNNNNNNNNNNNNNNNNNNNNNNNNNNNNNNNNNNNNNNNNNNNNNNNNNNNNNNNNNNNNNNNNNNNNNNNNNNNNNNNNNNNNNNNNNNNNNNNNNNNNNNNNNNNNNNNNNNNNNNNNNNNNNNNNNNNNNNNNNNNNNNNNNNNNNNNNNNNNNNNNNNNNNNNNNNNNNNNNNNNNNNNNNNNNNNNNNNNNNNNNNNNNNNNNNNNNNNNNNNNNNNNNNNNNNNNNNNNNNNNNNNNNNNNNNNNNNNNNNNNNNNNNNNNNNNNNNNNNNNNNNNNNNNNNNNNNNNNNNNNNNNNNNNNNNNNNNNNNNNNNNNNNNNNNNNNNNNNNNNNNNNNNNNNNNNNNNNNNNNNNNNNNNNNNNNNNNNNNNNNNNNNNNNNNNNNNNNNNNNNNNNNNNNNNNNNNNNNNNNNNNNNNNNNNNNNNNNNNNNNNNNNNNNNNNNNNNNNNNNNNNNNNNNNNNNNNNNNNNNNNNNNNNNNNNNNNNNNNNNNNNNNNNNNNNNNNNNNNNNNNNNNNNNNNNNNNNNNNNNNNNNNNNNNNNNNNNNNNNNNNNNNNNNNNNNNNNNNNNNNNNNNNNNNNNNNNNNNNNNNNNNNNNNNNNNNNNNNNNNNNNNNNNNNNNNNNNNNNNNNNNNNNNNNNNNNNNNNNNNNNNNNNNNNNNNNNNNNNNNNNNNNNNNNNNNNNNNNNNNNNNNNNNNNNNNNNNNNNNNNNNNNNNNNNNNNNNNNNNNNNNNNNNNNNNNNNNNNNNNNNNNNNNNNNNNNNNNNNNNNNNNNNNNNNNNNNNNNNNNNNNNNNNNNNNNNNNNNNNNNNNNNNNNNNNNNNNNNNNNNNNNNNNNNNNNNNNNNNNNNNNNNNNNNNNNNNNNNNNNNNNNNNNNNNNNNNNNNNNNNNNNNNNNNNNNNNNNNNNNNNNNNNNNNNNNNNNNNNNNNNNNNNNNNNNNNNNNNNNNNNNNNNNNNNNNNNNNNNNNNNNNNNNNNNNNNNNNNNNNNNNNNNNNNNNNNNNNNNNNNNNNNNNNNNNNNNNNNNNNNNNNNNNNNNNNNNNNNNNNNNNNNNNNNNNNNNNNNNNNNNNNNNNNNNNNNNNNNNNNNNNNNNNNNNNNNNNNNNNNNNNNNNNNNNNNNNNNNNNNNNNNNNNNNNNNNNNNNNNNNNNNNNNNNNNNNNNNNNNNNNNNNNNNNNNNNNNNNNNNNNNNNNNNNNNNNNNNNNNNNNNNNNNNNNNNNNNNNNNNNNNNNNNNNNNNNNNNNNNNNNNNNNNNNNNNNNNNNNNNNNNNNNNNNNNNNNNNNNNNNNNNNNNNNNNNNNNNNNNNNNNNNNNNNNNNNNNNNNNNNNNNNNNNNNNNNNNNNNNNNNNNNNNNNNNNNNNNNNNNNNNNNNNNNNNNNNNNNNNNNNNNNNNNNNNNNNNNNNNNNNNNNNNNNNNNNNNNNNNNNNNNNNNNNNNNNNNNNNNNNNNNNNNNNNNNNNNNNNNNNNNNNNNNNNNNNNNNNNNNNNNNNNNNNNNNNNNNNNNNNNNNNNNNNNNNNNNNNNNNNNNNNNNNNNNNNNNNNNNNNNNNNNNNNNNNNNNNNNNNNNNNNNNNNNNNNNNNNNNNNNNNNNNNNNNNNNNNNNNNNNNNNNNNNNNNNNNNNNNNNNNNNNNNNNNNNNNNNNNNNNNNNNNNNNNNNNNNNNNNNNNNNNNNNNNNNNNNNNNNNNNNNNNNNNNNNNNNNNNNNNNNNNNNNNNNNNNNNNNNNNNNNNNNNNNNNNNNNNNNNNNNNNNNNNNNNNNNNNNNNNNNNNNNNNNNNNNNNNNNNNNNNNNNNNNNNNNNNNNNNNNNNNNNNNNNNNNNNNNNNNNNNNNNNNNNNNNNNNNNNNNNNNNNNNNNNNNNNNNNNNNNNNNNNNNNNNNNNNNNNNNNNNNNNNNNNNNNNNNNNNNNNNNNNNNNNNNNNNNNNNNNNNNNNNNNNNNNNNNNNNNNNNNNNNNNNNNNNNNNNNNNNNNNNNNNNNNNNNNNNNNNNNNNNNNNNNNNNNNNNNNNNNNNNNNNNNNNNNNNNNNNNNNNNNNNNNNNNNNNNNNNNNNNNNNNNNNNNNNNNNNNNNNNNNNNNNNNNNNNNNNNNNNNNNNNNNNNNNNNNNNNNNNNNNNNNNNNNNNNNNNNNNNNNNNNNNNNNNNNNNNNNNNNNNNNNNNNNNNNNNNNNNNNNNNNNNNNNNNNNNNNNNNNNNNNNNNNNNNNNNNNNNNNNNNNNNNNNNNNNNNNNNNNNNNNNNNNNNNNNNNNNNNNNNNNNNNNNNNNNNNNNNNNNNNNNNNNNNNNNNNNNNACTCTGGTCCGACAAgaattatttgagtttcaaacaagaatatactctggacaagagcatactcaaaccttaagcattcatgggttactagccaatctacaacacttgtagaGCTCGAGTGTGAGTGATCCGAGAgtgtgtgagtgaggagaggttttaaactaacttatttgttgcttgtgtaggtgataccttgacaatggagggaaccacgtctcaaaccgtggattctaatacaatggagaatatgagggtcactcttgaagctatgacccgagctcttgaaaggttgagtacggaagtggaagccataaggggagaagtgacgactattagtgggaggttagaacaagtggatggtcaaaggaactctcgtccttctactcctcaacatgtttcgtcaagtggacatgatataAATTCCTCTGCCACCGTTACTCccaaaacatggccacaattgccaaatctgcaaatgccacaaaccaaaccactcataaccccctaaactaagactccaatagaccaaacCATTCCCAAACTCTTTAAGTTCCATAAAAGGGACTTGAACATCAAATACCTCCACAAAATCTGAACCCTctcttccaagctccactaaaccaaagaccactacctccacaaaatccaatcccTCCAAATCAAGTTCTAAACGTCTAAAACCATCCcgtccactttgaggaatatggtagagagtattatgaagggtatggagcctttgaaGATGCTTACATGCAGGAAAAGGAGATGAGATGGGGATGTGTGGATCCAAGAAGATACCGAGGGCATGAAGAAAGGGGAAATCGACACCAAGAGAGAGATGTAGGCCTCATTACCATCAAATTAATCCTACCTATATTTAAGGGtaaaagtgaccccgaggtgtatcttgATTGGGAGTCGGTGTGTGATAAAGTGTTTTAAGTTAATGATATATCGGAGGAGtagaaaagttgttatgccatagctcactttgaaggctatgctaacacatggTGGGAATATATCAAACGGTTTGTTAATGAGTTGATTGATGGACAATGATACAAAAGATCAAACTTACAACAAGGAATCAAGAGAACTTTGGCTTCTCTAGGTTTTCAAGGCAACAACGACAATattcaacaagatagataaataacacaagattgcaataactatagtgaaTAGAAAGATCCCCACGCAGCTTCACTATATGAATatacaaacaacaagattacaaaatgatggatagtaacttgacacaaaatatcctagaatctaagaaccctaacatgaagattaggaccctaagacaaaaagatatttacaccaaattcttactttaatcaagaggaactcatgaacctcaagacccccaagtttctagccaaagaacatcaaaagtgttactacactttgttgtctagttttgggttcactctcaagaacaagacagagaagttctcaaaatattacaagacttgtgtttcttcaataataaaaatgaactaagtccaagaaatagccctattattgtctatttatagtactctacaaaataaaaagaaaatgaccaTTCTAGCCTTGGTCTTGGGTGGCTTTagagtgtaataaacttacacttcaaagcccctcttcacacttcaaaacatggaatcccttagatgaattaattacacactcacacacggccatttgcataaacatggcttggagtttttgtaactcccgagcttggctacgtgtgaatgatcttgagctagttgtacttgtatcatcctttccatcttgaagggaatttgtcctcaTATTCGGTGGATGTTCATCCTCAACCGTGGAAATAGGAGAGAGGTCACATATGTTGaaggtgttgtgcacttgatattccggaGGAAGGTCAattttgtaggcattatcattgattctttcaagtacttgaaagGGACCATCACCCCTCGgcatcaacttgattttcatttGTGAAGGAAACCAGTCTTTCCTAAGGTGCACCCAAACCCAATCACCCAGTTCAAGAATAAGCTTTCCTCTCCCCTTGTTTTCTTTCTTAGCAATCTCTTGTTTTTTCTTCTCAAGCTTTTGCCTTACTTTATCATGTAATTTCTTCATGGCTTCGGCCGTCTTTCTTCCATATAAgctaatcataagatcacttggtaaaggagttaaatccaaaaGGGTGAGGGGGTTGAttccgtatacacactcaaagggagtcattcccgtacttgagtgtataACCAGATTGTATGCAAATTCCACCTAACGTAGGTGGTCCTCCCatgaagtcatttttcctttaaccattGATCATAACATAgaacccaaagtcctatttaaaACCTTGGTTTGGCCATCGTT contains:
- the LOC124886673 gene encoding uncharacterized mitochondrial protein AtMg00240-like, which encodes MIAELGLTGSRPAYTSLEQNHNLTSMEYDKHCNEVEDSALGDVKSYQRLVGKLLYLTLATPDIAYSVQKLSQFIQHPKKSHLEAAYRAVRYIKNESGLGILLSSGGNVSLKAYCDANWISCPNSTKSV